DNA sequence from the Callospermophilus lateralis isolate mCalLat2 chromosome 2, mCalLat2.hap1, whole genome shotgun sequence genome:
caccaacaatgtatgagagttCCTTTCTCCCTACACCTTTGCCAACATATATTGTTACATCTGTTCTTTATAACTgccatctgactggagtgagatagagtcttagtgtagttttaatttccatttctctaatttctagagttgttgaacattttttcatatattttttgactatttgtatttattcttctgtgaagtgtttcctcagttcctttgcccatttattggttgggttctTTGAGCTCTTTGTATAGCCTTGAAATTAATGCCTCATCTGAGGTGCTGGTGGTaatgattttcttccattctgtaggatctctgttatgttcttaattgtttcctttgctgtgaagaagcttttcattttaataccgtcctatttattgattcttgattttgcttcagaggctttaggagtcttgttcaaGAATTCATTTCCCAAGTCAATATGTTGGAGaattgggtctactttttcttctagttacTGCAGGATCTCTGCTCTAATgcataggtctttgatccacttagaGTTGAGTTTTATTCAGGGTGAGATATAGGGGTGACTTTCATTCTATTACATGGATTTCCTGTTTTTCCAGCATCACTTATTGAAGGggctatttttttctccaatgtatgtttatggcgcGTTTGTCTATGATGAGATAACTGTGTTTATGAGGacctgtctctgtgtcttctattctgttccattggtcttcaagtctgttttggtgccaataccatgctatagtataatttaaggtctcatGTTGGATTCCTCCtgcatcacttttcttgctaaggattcctTTGGCTAtcctaggtctcttatttttccatataaatttgatggttgctttttctatttctgtgaagaatgcaATTAGAATCTTCATAGGGAATGCATTAAATCTgcatagcacttttggtagtttGGCCATTTCAATAATATTGATTCTGCCAATCCTCCCCAAAATAAacactcaatatttttttttttctgatttggggatgctaacccaaaacaaaAGAGGTTGGGCAGGGGAATAATAGAAATTCATGGGACtagacaaaaggaaatgaaggggagggagaggggaggagaataggaaagacagtagaattaattggacTTAATTTTCATAGCCTTTTATTTGTGTACACCAGCAGGGTAACTCCAcaatatgtacaaccacaagaatgggaaacttaaatataatgttatactttatgtatattctgccaaaatacattctactgtcatgtataactgaaaaaaaagttaaaatctaTCAAAAATAGATACAAAGGGGAAAGGAAGATGGCACATTATCACTGTTTGCAAGTGAAATGATCCTATACTCAGAAGGTCCAGAAAGCTCAGCCAGAGACTGCTTAATATTATAGACAAATTCaggaaagtagcaggatataaaaacaACATACAAAAATAATGGATCTGATGAAAAAATAATCAAGAAAACTAATCCATTCATAATAACCTCAAAAACATAATGTAAAATTTTGAGAATAAACCTAACCAAGGAGGTCAGAGACCTCTataatgtaatttaaaaaaactatagaacattgtAGAGGGAAATTGAAGATGACCTTATAAGACAGACAGACTTTGCATGTTCTTGGACAATCAGAGTCAATATtaacaaaatgaccatattaccaaaagcattatGCAGGTTAAATacaatcctcagcaaaatatcaaTGACAGTCTTCAcagactaggaaaaaagtatggaaattactttggaagaataaaagaccaagAATAATCAAAAGAATCCTGAGCAAGAAAATTGATTCTGGAGCTATCACAACACCCAATCTGAAATGATGCTACAGAGCTGTagtacaaaaacagcatggtattggcatcaaatccAACATGAGCACCAATGAAACAGAATAtaagaaaatagatataaatccaCATTGATATATTCAGATGATCCTTGACAAatctgccaaaaacatacattggagaaaagatatcatTTTTTAGCAAAtcatgctaggaaaactggataaCAATATATAGAGGAATGAACTACATCCCTaactttcaccctgcacaaatgTCAAATCAAAGTGGATAGAAGACCTGTGAAAATTATATAGAGAAAAGAGTAGTGAGCATAAATGAATTCACTAAAATTTAAAGGTCTCTTGCCAATCTTGAGATTGTTTAAATGGATTTCCCTCAAAACTAGTCTTTATAGGCTGAGAAAGTACTATCATGTCCTTCTCATGTGCATCCTATTTGAAATCTGTTCAACATGCAAATTGTATTAAATTAGTTAAATTAACTAATACAGCAGTGTAACAAAATTATCCtgttatggattttttttaagaaaactcaGGTTTAGCATGCTTACTTTGTTAATTATGAGTTccactaaaataattttttcaatattcaacaaatattgctTTCTGCAAgataccagtatttcttttttttaaattttacactcAAATTTcctctaaaatattatttttatttgtttttgatgtTAATTATTGACTCTGTTTTATATCTATGGCATCTTTCTCTTTGCAAAAATAGCTTGATCACTCCGTCACAGATCTGCTTGGTCTTTATTCCACAGACAATGGGATTCAGAGTGGGAGGACATATCAGATAGACATTGGCAATAAGGATGTGTACATGGTGGGGAATACTTTTTCTTCCAAAATGATGAGTAAAAATGCTAAATAATGCTGGAACATATGTGATGACTATAGCATCTAGGTGGGAGGTATAGGTGCCAAAAGCCTTGTGACGAGCATCTACAGATGACAAACTCACCACTGTTCGCAAGATCATAGTATAAGACACAGAGATACAAAACATATCGAAGCCCCCAATCAAAATGGCTGCCAAAAGCCCATAGATAGCATTGATCTTGACATTGCCACAGGACGCCTCGGCTACAGACATGTGGTCGCAGTAGGTGTGGGGGATGAGGTGGCCCTGGCAATAGGGTAGGCGTTTGGTGAGGAAAGTGAATGGGATGATGAGTATCACACTCCTTAAGAAAGTGGCAAGACCAGCCTTGGTGATGACAGGGTTGGTGAGGATGGTGGTATAGCGTAATGGGTagcagatggccacatagcggtccAGAGCCATGAGCATGAGCACCCCAGACTCCATCCCAGTCAACATGTGGACAAAAAACATCTGGACCAGGCAGGCATTAAAGTCTATCTCCTTGAGGTTGAACCAGAATATGCACAGCATGTTGGGCACAGTGGTGGTGCACAAGGTGACATCAGTGGAGGCAAGCAGGGCCAGGAAGTAGTACATTGGTTGATGCAGGGCCTCCTCGTGACTGATGAGGTAGATGAGTCCCACATTCCCCACAAGAGCAATGATGTACATGAGGCAGAATGGCAGGGAGATCCAGATGTGTGCAGCTTCCAGCCCAGGAACACCATTCAAGATAAAGAATCCTGGTGTCAGGCTGGAACTGTTGGCTCCAGACCTAATGGCTGACAGGAGGAGAGCATTTCACACTCTTTAACACTGACAGTTTCCTGGACAATAAAATCAACCAAAGGTAAGTAGAGAGCATGGAAACTTTTTTTTACCtctatgaattcttttttttaaagtttgttctttttagatatacatggcagaaaaatgtattttgacatattatatatacatggattataacttattctaatttagGAGCCCACTCTTtggattgtacatgatgtggagtgtcACTGGTGGTTAACTGTGTGATATCAATTAGACCTTTGCAATGAGAAGCCATCAGATTCCCCTGGAGTCAAATATCTAGTTTTGCTCCCCCTGTTTCTCACTTCACATAGTGTGTGATATGAACATATTGTTTAACCACATTATGCCTCAGTTTTCTCCATCTAAATGAGATCATTGCATTGTTGTCAGGATTATTCAATAagttaattttatattatgttcTAGAAGTTTGAATAGTGCAGAGTGAATACTTAATAGATATAATCAGTAATCACGACTGCTATTATTGTCACTTCTGAGTCAGTTTAGAGCAAGAGATCAAGCTTACCTTGGTTAATAAACGTAAATTCAAATAAACCTACTCACCCTCTGTAAACTCAAGTGCCATTGTATATTTTGAGTTAAAAGGATACTATGGAATTTTGAAAATTTCAGCTATATCAAGAGATTGGCAAGTCAATTATAGAAAATAAATTCTTTACTatgattgtcaggagatttaaacATGTTCTTGTGTTTTagttaggaaaaaataaaaacataaatgtcTTTTAAGATCTGGAATCAAATCCAGGAAAATTTCTTTCAACTAAATTCCTTCAAAGATCTTCTTACTTCTAAGGTAACTAATCCTGTGTCTTATTGGAATCCCCAAGAATAGAACTGGTCTGTACGGAATGCTGcctgtgtctctgtgtcttttcAAGTACCAGAAGCCACCAGAGCTACAAGACTGGAGAAAAGACAGGATGTCAGGAGAGGTGGGGATTTTAGGCTTTACACTGCTGGTTTGTAAAGCTGGTCAGCCATCACAGACTCATCCAAGCATCAATAATATCAATAAACATCAAACCATACTCGTTAGTTTACAAACAGACACACAAACTCAGAGCCAGGTTATCCTTCCCCCTCCTCAGTTCATAGATAATTGTGTACAACCTCCCTCACAATGACACTCAAGGATTCACATGGATTCTGCTGTTAGGCAAACTAATTATAAAATTAGAATATATACAAAAGAAGGAAAAGTAGATGACTAAGTGTCTGCTCTCAGAAAATATGAGATCTGATTTTTTGCTTGCTTACTATGGAGACATGGGCACCCCAGACTCCTTGGGCTAAATCTTGTTTCCAACACTTAGTAGTTGGATCAACTTGAGCAAGTTGCATATTTCGCCTTGCAAGTATATTCAATATATCAAAGGATACTGATAATAATATATACCATAGACATGTTAGAATGGCTAAATGATACTCTTTTCAGCAGTGCTTGGAATGTGGACATCATCACATGTTATCTACTTTTAAAGTTGTCAGAATATATGATGAGGCCTACACTATTTGCTTAACAGgtatttattgattgtttccaACATTTGTGGCACCATTCTAGTTTCTAGGGATATACTAATCAACCAAGTCATATCTCTTCCACTCAGGGTGCTAATATTTCAatctaaatatcacaaatttgttATAACCATCATTTTATACATGAGGAGATGGAGATGCAAGGTTAACCAAATATCTATCCTCATAAAAACTTAAAACTGGTAAAGGCAAAGTTCAATCAAATAAAACTTTGACTTCAAAGCCACTTGTCTAATCAGACTCCATCTGTTATAATTATTTACCAATTCTAAACACTGAAGAACAGTTGCATAAGCTGAACATAACTAGACTAAACAACTTATGGTGACTTATGAAGAAACTGATTTTCAATTgcagcagagaaaaaaaaactatttttattggtgcataatagttatacataacagtggaaTTCATTGTGGTGTATTATCACATGCACAAATGTTTCTTAATTGTATCTTAAGGAAGAGGTAGAACAAATGTGAGAAGTTACAGGTACGGCAAGTCAAAGTTACAGCAAGTCAATACTTAGGAAAGGGAGCTCTGTGAAGAGAGAGAATGTATCTgtgtcattgctgaattctcctccCTGGGCTTGTTCATACAGATGCTGTATGGCACCCATTTGCAGAGGGAGGGGATCATGTGGGAGG
Encoded proteins:
- the LOC143388948 gene encoding olfactory receptor 52N2-like; this encodes MALEFTEAIRSGANSSSLTPGFFILNGVPGLEAAHIWISLPFCLMYIIALVGNVGLIYLISHEEALHQPMYYFLALLASTDVTLCTTTVPNMLCIFWFNLKEIDFNACLVQMFFVHMLTGMESGVLMLMALDRYVAICYPLRYTTILTNPVITKAGLATFLRSVILIIPFTFLTKRLPYCQGHLIPHTYCDHMSVAEASCGNVKINAIYGLLAAILIGGFDMFCISVSYTMILRTVVSLSSVDARHKAFGTYTSHLDAIVITYVPALFSIFTHHFGRKSIPHHVHILIANVYLICPPTLNPIVCGIKTKQICDGVIKLFLQRERCHRYKTESIINIKNK